From the Candidatus Saccharibacteria bacterium genome, the window TCCCTCAGGACGCTCTTGTAACTACCGACGGATTGCAATTGTAACCGAGGCTAACTCTCTGTGCACTGACGAGCGACACCGGTGCCACCAGTCTCGACGACATAGGTAGCCGCCACAGCACGAGGTTTGGCGGTAGGTGTATTTGCATTACAGCCGTAGTTTATTCGAATATTTATGATACCCGTATCCGCAATGGCCGAGGGATCTGCCCCATTAAACCGAATTTGTGTTCCGGCTCTCACCTTAGATGTCACCGGACTGTCAGGAGTGTTACCAATGACGACATCTGTCGCGCCGCCGGGATCGGGGATATTTGACGGCATCTTACCATTGTTCGCGGCCTGAAACTCATTCACACCGCTCAAAACATTGGACGCATCATTCCGAATGGCAGTATTCCGACTATTCCGCTGCAATGCCGGTACCGCCAGGAAGACAATGAGCAGAATAAGACCGGCTATAGCTAGTACTATCAACACTTCAATAATTGTGAACCCCTGTTGCTTAGATCGCTGTGTAGTTTTTTGCATATAGCAAGTGCCCCTTTGCTTATTTAATTCTACTTATGCTTCAAATAATACTGAATGGTTTAGCATATTGCAATAGGTGATATTCATGTATTGAGTCTCGCACGCTGCAGTAAGACCGTTCTGTGAAATATCTTACACACCACCCAACCCATTCTTTCCCGCTAATCCATAGATGGGCAGAAGAACTGCGGCAACTATGATGAATGCGACAATTCCAAGTAACACCATCATGACGGGCTCTATGATAGAGGATATGGTTTCCACTTCTGTATCGACTTCTTTTTCGTAATAATCAGCAACTTTTGCCATCATCTGCTCAAGTGCACCCGATTGCTCGCCAATACGCATCATACTCGGCACCAGCGGGAGAAAGTGCGGATCATTTTCTAAACTATCGGCGAGACTTTTGCCTCCTTTGACTTTTTCCGAAGCTCTCATGATTGATTTTTCAATATGCACATTGTTGACTGCCTTAGAGGTAATGCTGAGCATCTGCAATAACGGAACACCGGTAGATACTAGCGTTGTGCCCGTACGCGCAAATCTGGCCATGTAGACCTTCATAAAAAGGCTTCCTATGGGCCATGCGCTCATTTTCAGTTTATCAATCACCTCTTTGCCTGGGCCAGTGCGCGCCCAGCGCGTTGTAAAGAAAATTGCGAAACCGAACGCCAAAAGCATAACCCACCAAAAGTGGATGGTAAAATCAGAAATACTTAGTAGGACTCTGGTAATTAGCGGTAACTGAGCGTTTTGCATACCGTCGTATATATTTTTTACCTGAGGCAACACCTTCACCACCATAAATCCCACAACTGCCATCATGACTAATACAACAACGAGAGGATATATCATTGCACCTTTGATTTTTGCATTCAGGTCAGCTTCTTTCTCTTGTTGTACGGCAAGACGGTCAAGAGCTTGATCGAGCGTTCCCGATGATTCCCCGGCCGCAATCAACGCAATATAAACAGGGTTGAAAACGCGCGGAAATTTCCCCATAGCGGCCGCAAGCGTGCCACCACCTTCAACATCTCCAATGACTTGACTCAACACTACCTTGAGCGGTTTACTCGTCGCCTGGCTGTTTACGCTCCTTAGCGCCTGCAGCAGGGGCAGGCCTGCATTAATAAGCGTGCTTAGCTGGCGACTAAAAAGCACTCGATCTTTAGCTTTTATACGCCCCTTGAAAAAATTCATTCCAGGAGAGGAGGATTCGAGGGTTACATCTGTAGGAACGAGTCCTTCGGCGCTAATTAATTTTGCGGCAGCAGCCTCGCTGTCTGCCTGAACCGTTGCTTTCACCTGCTTGCCGGTCTGCGGATTACGCGCTGTGTAGCTATATGTTAGCATTAATCCCTCATCAATCTGTCTAATTCATCAATGTCTATGGCATAGTTGCGAGCTTCGTCATAGCTAATCGTTCCTGAGTGAATAAGTTGCACAAGTTGCTTGTCCATACTCTGCATACCAAATTCCGCACCGGTTTGAATAACAGCATCGAGTTGGTGAGTTTTGCCTTCGCGTATGATGTTGCGAACCGCAGGAGTCGCCACAAGAATTTCGGCAGCCGCAATACGACCACCGCCAATGGCAGGAATAAGCCTTTGGCTACAAATGGCCATGAGGATGTTGCTTAGTTGTGCGCGAATTTGCGGCTGTTGGTGCGGCGGGAAAACGTCGACCATGCGGTCGATACTTTGGGCGGCGCTATTGGTATGAAGCGTCGCAAAGACAAGGTGACCCGTTTCGGCAATGGTTATTGCGCTTGCTATGGTTTCGAGATCGCGCATCTCACCGATTAGCACAACATCTGGATCTTCGCGTAGGCTGGAACGAAGTGCTGCACTGAATGAGTACGTATCGTAGTGCACTTCGCGCTGTACGATGATGGATTTATTACTTTTATGCGTGTACTCTATGGGGTCTTCGATGGTAATAATGTGCTTCCCTTGCTCCATGTTGATCTTATGGATAAGTGCTGCCAAGCTAGTAGACTTACCCGAACCAGTTGGCCCAGTGACCAGCACTAAGCCACGCGGATATTCAGCAAACTTCGAGACGATCTGCGGCAACCCGAGCTGCTCAATAGTTAGCATCTCGTTTGGAATAAGTCGTAGGGCTGCCGCCAGGTTACCCCGTTCATGAAAGGCGTTGACACGAAAACGTCCGAGGTCGCCAAACGCAAAGCTAAAGTCGAATTCTTTGTCTTTTAAGAGAATCTGCTTTTGGTCTTCGTCTAGTATGGCAAATATCAGGGTTTCAACACTTTCCTCAGTGAGAATGTCTGCGGCAGCAACAGGTATAAGCGAACCGTCTACGCGTAACATTGGTGGTAAGCCAACCTGTAGATGGAGGTCTGAGGCTTTTTTCTTAACAACTTCTTCAAGCAGTATTTCTATTCGTGGTTGTCCGCTCATTAGTTTACCCCCCACTGCTGCAAGCGAGAGAAAGCCAAATCCATTGTTTTGGTCCCGAAAATTCTACCCTCTGTTCTCTGTTCTTGAACCTTGACTCTCATGTTCCACCCTCTCTCTTATCTCGTATCTCTTATTTCTTAACTCTTGATTTATGCGCTGTCGGCTGATGCAACCCGGTTAACTTCTTGCACGGTAGTCTGGCCAGCGAGTGTTTTCAAAAATCCGTCAGCGCGCATGGTAACCATGCCTTCTTTCTCTGCCTGCGCCTGAATCTCTGAGCTTGTTGCTCGCTTCAAAATAAGCTGCTGCACCGCTTCGCTTACCTCAAAGACTTCGTACAACCCCATGCGACCTTTGTAGCCACCCGGGGAACCAGGGCTGTCTTTGCCCTTGGTTAAAGTATAAGCGGTATCACCAGCCAATGGCAAGCTTTCATAGCCAAGGTCTGCGGCAACTTCAGCCATATGCTCCGCATCTTTAGGCAAAAAGTTGCCAAGAGCGGCTTTTATTGCCGCGGTCTCGACAGCACTCGATTGGTATTGCTCATTGTTTTTGCCTATGCGACGCACCAAGCGCTGGCCAATCACCACATGCACCGTACTTGCGATAAGGAATGGTTCGATACCCATATCGAGCAAACGAGGCAAAATTCCGGCAGCACTATTGGTGTGAAGCGTACTGAAGACCAAATGCCCGGTTAAGCTGGCTTGGACTGCAAGTTCCGCCGTTTCCTTGTCGCGAATCTCGCCCACCATAACAATATCTGGATCCTGGCGCAAGATTGAGCGAAGGCCGCTACTAAAGGTCAGGCCAACATCGGCGTTCACCTGAATCTGATTTATGCCATCCATCTTGTACTCAACAGGGTCCTCAAGAGTCACAATGTTGACTCCGTCGCTCTTCACCTCTTGTAAAAGTGCGTAGAGGCTAGTTGACTTACCTGAACCGGTTGGCCCGGAAGTTAGTATCATACCGTTTGTGCGTTCAAGACCCGCCCGAATAGCCCTGAGGCTTCGCCCGTGGTATCCCATTTCCTCAAGCTGGAAACTGGTACCGCTTTTATCCAGCAACCGGATAACAACCTGCTCCCCCCATATAACCGGACTAATCGAGATACGTAAGTCTATGTCTTTCCCGGCAACACTGACGGTGAATTCACCGTCTTGCGGAATGCGGTGTTCATCGATTTTCAGATTAGAAAGAATCTTAATACGGGACACAAGTGGCGGTTCGGTCGACTTTGGCAGGGTCATAATCTCACGGAGGATGCCATCAATCCGACAGCGGATTTTTAGGCTTTCCTTGAGCGGCTCTATGTGGATATCGCTTGCTCTATTTTTGGCAGCGTATTCTAAAATAGTTGAAAGTGCTTTGCTGATGGGTGAGTCTTGCACTATTGTTTTGATATTGTCAGCCGTTTTCTGTGAGTTTTTTTCGTCCTGAACAGCCTTATCGGCTTTTAGAACGTCGCCCATTTTACCAATTTCATCCACAAGATTGTCCGACAGCTGTGCCGAATACTGGTGCAACACCTGCCGTATACCTTCTTCACTTGCTGCATATACCTTCAGCGGTCGATTAATCCGGTTACTCAGGAAGTCAACGGCCTGTACATTATCGGCATCCAGCATAGCAACCACAAGGCGGTGCTGCATCTCACCCAGAGGAACCGCCATATACCGCTCAGCGGTATCTTGTGGCAGCAGTTCGAGCACCTTAGAATCAATCTTTGCCTCAAGTAAGTTCACATATGGTATCTTCGAAACATGTGCAGTCGTTTTTGTCAACTGTTCATTCGTAACCTTACCGCTTGTCACCAGTAAACCAAATAACGGTGTTCCGGTATCTTTTGACTGTTGTTTTAGCTCAGCCAAATCAGCCCGCGTGAGCACGTTATCCTCAATGAGCTTATCTTCGACTTGAGTCTGTGTGGTCGCCGAGAGAACACTCATGGAGCAGTATCCCTCCTATCTGTTGACGCCATTAAACGGATTTGGATTTGTCTTATCGCCCAGTTGACCCTGTTGAGTTGGATTGATGCTAGCTTCATTAAAAAAGCGTTCATCTGGCAGGTTAAATGTCGTTGAGATTTTATCGACCTCTTCGGCCTTTTGCTGGCGATTCGTTGGCGAAATCAATAATTTTGTTGATAGCAATAAAGATACAACCGCACTGAATATTGCTACAACAATGATAACGGCAATGTCTTTTTGCTTCATTTTACGATAACGCTCCTCATGTTCAGTGACTTCGCTGGTTGAAAGTATGTTTGCGCCACTACGCCAAGGGTTAACTCATCTTGATTACCTGATATACTGAGTGAATTGATTTGCATGGGACGGATAGAACCCTCAAGTGCAGTCAAGACATTTCTGATGTTATCGTACTGGCCTGAGACGGTAAATTCAAAGGGCATGGCAATAGCCTCAGGGGTAGAGCTCACCAGATTCGCCGACTGTGTCACTTCATCATCAGTGCCATTAATGGAATTAAATTTTACATTTTTATCAGATAGAATCGATTCAAGGCTCGTCGTCAGTTCTGGAAAATCATACGTACTAGGCAAAGCATCTAAAATAATTTTTGCATTATTGCCATCCTGCTTCCCGGAACCAGTCGATATGCCGCCGATAGCATTTGTTGAAGTAGTCGTAAAAGCTATGTATGATGCTTGCAATTTTTTTGTCGATTCTATGTCTTCTTTTAATGTTCTTACAGCGACTCGTTTTTTCTGAATAACCTTGTCCTGATATTGAGCCTGCTGAATAAATGACTTCGTTGCAATAATCGAAAATACCAATAAGAATGTGGCAGCGCTTACAACTATGACGACCGTCGTATTAGCCTTATCGATTAATGTCCTTTTGGCTGTTACTAATTGCGCCATCTAATTTTCGCCTCCAAATAAGTTGCCCTCGTTGGTTGGGGTTGTTGTTGGTACCAGCAAATTAGTGTCATACGAAACATCAAAAAGCGCTGGATCATATTTCAGCGTAATAGTAAAATTCGCACCTTTTTCATCGCGCTTGAAACTTTTTAACACCACCTCGCTAAACGCTCGTTTCACTGATACACAATTCC encodes:
- a CDS encoding prepilin-type N-terminal cleavage/methylation domain-containing protein: MQKTTQRSKQQGFTIIEVLIVLAIAGLILLIVFLAVPALQRNSRNTAIRNDASNVLSGVNEFQAANNGKMPSNIPDPGGATDVVIGNTPDSPVTSKVRAGTQIRFNGADPSAIADTGIINIRINYGCNANTPTAKPRAVAATYVVETGGTGVARQCTES
- the pilO gene encoding type 4a pilus biogenesis protein PilO, producing the protein MAQLVTAKRTLIDKANTTVVIVVSAATFLLVFSIIATKSFIQQAQYQDKVIQKKRVAVRTLKEDIESTKKLQASYIAFTTTSTNAIGGISTGSGKQDGNNAKIILDALPSTYDFPELTTSLESILSDKNVKFNSINGTDDEVTQSANLVSSTPEAIAMPFEFTVSGQYDNIRNVLTALEGSIRPMQINSLSISGNQDELTLGVVAQTYFQPAKSLNMRSVIVK
- a CDS encoding type II secretion system F family protein; the protein is MLTYSYTARNPQTGKQVKATVQADSEAAAAKLISAEGLVPTDVTLESSSPGMNFFKGRIKAKDRVLFSRQLSTLINAGLPLLQALRSVNSQATSKPLKVVLSQVIGDVEGGGTLAAAMGKFPRVFNPVYIALIAAGESSGTLDQALDRLAVQQEKEADLNAKIKGAMIYPLVVVLVMMAVVGFMVVKVLPQVKNIYDGMQNAQLPLITRVLLSISDFTIHFWWVMLLAFGFAIFFTTRWARTGPGKEVIDKLKMSAWPIGSLFMKVYMARFARTGTTLVSTGVPLLQMLSITSKAVNNVHIEKSIMRASEKVKGGKSLADSLENDPHFLPLVPSMMRIGEQSGALEQMMAKVADYYEKEVDTEVETISSIIEPVMMVLLGIVAFIIVAAVLLPIYGLAGKNGLGGV
- a CDS encoding type II/IV secretion system protein; its protein translation is MSVLSATTQTQVEDKLIEDNVLTRADLAELKQQSKDTGTPLFGLLVTSGKVTNEQLTKTTAHVSKIPYVNLLEAKIDSKVLELLPQDTAERYMAVPLGEMQHRLVVAMLDADNVQAVDFLSNRINRPLKVYAASEEGIRQVLHQYSAQLSDNLVDEIGKMGDVLKADKAVQDEKNSQKTADNIKTIVQDSPISKALSTILEYAAKNRASDIHIEPLKESLKIRCRIDGILREIMTLPKSTEPPLVSRIKILSNLKIDEHRIPQDGEFTVSVAGKDIDLRISISPVIWGEQVVIRLLDKSGTSFQLEEMGYHGRSLRAIRAGLERTNGMILTSGPTGSGKSTSLYALLQEVKSDGVNIVTLEDPVEYKMDGINQIQVNADVGLTFSSGLRSILRQDPDIVMVGEIRDKETAELAVQASLTGHLVFSTLHTNSAAGILPRLLDMGIEPFLIASTVHVVIGQRLVRRIGKNNEQYQSSAVETAAIKAALGNFLPKDAEHMAEVAADLGYESLPLAGDTAYTLTKGKDSPGSPGGYKGRMGLYEVFEVSEAVQQLILKRATSSEIQAQAEKEGMVTMRADGFLKTLAGQTTVQEVNRVASADSA
- a CDS encoding type IV pilus twitching motility protein PilT codes for the protein MSGQPRIEILLEEVVKKKASDLHLQVGLPPMLRVDGSLIPVAAADILTEESVETLIFAILDEDQKQILLKDKEFDFSFAFGDLGRFRVNAFHERGNLAAALRLIPNEMLTIEQLGLPQIVSKFAEYPRGLVLVTGPTGSGKSTSLAALIHKINMEQGKHIITIEDPIEYTHKSNKSIIVQREVHYDTYSFSAALRSSLREDPDVVLIGEMRDLETIASAITIAETGHLVFATLHTNSAAQSIDRMVDVFPPHQQPQIRAQLSNILMAICSQRLIPAIGGGRIAAAEILVATPAVRNIIREGKTHQLDAVIQTGAEFGMQSMDKQLVQLIHSGTISYDEARNYAIDIDELDRLMRD